One region of Paenibacillus polymyxa M1 genomic DNA includes:
- a CDS encoding carboxymuconolactone decarboxylase family protein: MTVMDEKVHAYKDQISHLEDKLPEVVHAYHRFTGECFQAGSLDEKTKQLIALGIGLFANNEVCTFYHVNEARSKGASDQEIMEAVAVAAAVGGGHALSQGVTRVQKALH; the protein is encoded by the coding sequence ATGACGGTTATGGACGAAAAAGTACATGCATACAAGGATCAAATCAGCCATTTGGAAGATAAGTTGCCCGAGGTAGTTCATGCCTATCATCGCTTTACCGGAGAATGCTTTCAAGCCGGCAGTTTAGATGAAAAAACCAAGCAACTGATTGCGCTAGGAATTGGCTTATTTGCCAACAATGAGGTGTGCACGTTTTATCATGTGAATGAGGCGCGTTCCAAAGGAGCCAGTGATCAGGAGATTATGGAAGCCGTTGCTGTAGCTGCTGCAGTTGGTGGAGGACATGCTCTAAGTCAAGGGGTTACACGTGTACAGAAGGCGCTACATTAA
- the msrA gene encoding peptide-methionine (S)-S-oxide reductase MsrA, which translates to MEKATFAGGCFWCMVTPFEEQPGIHSIVSGYTGGTISDPTYEQVKTGTTGHYEVVQITFDPELFPYEKLLELYWPQTDPTDGEGQFQDRGTQYKPAIFYHTEQQRELAQQSKEQLAQSGRFDKPIVTEILPAAIFYPAEDYHQDYHKKNVKHYKEDRAQSGRDEFIDKNW; encoded by the coding sequence ATGGAGAAAGCAACTTTTGCAGGCGGATGCTTCTGGTGTATGGTGACTCCGTTCGAGGAGCAGCCGGGCATTCATAGTATTGTCTCAGGCTATACTGGAGGGACGATTTCCGATCCGACCTACGAACAGGTTAAAACAGGAACAACCGGGCACTATGAGGTGGTGCAGATTACGTTTGATCCTGAGCTGTTTCCTTATGAAAAGCTACTTGAATTGTATTGGCCGCAAACAGATCCTACCGACGGAGAAGGTCAGTTTCAGGACCGAGGCACACAATATAAGCCTGCAATTTTTTATCATACGGAGCAGCAACGAGAGCTTGCACAACAATCCAAGGAACAGTTGGCACAAAGCGGACGCTTTGATAAGCCAATTGTAACGGAGATTCTTCCGGCTGCAATTTTTTATCCGGCAGAGGATTATCATCAGGATTATCACAAGAAGAATGTGAAGCATTATAAGGAAGATAGAGCCCAATCCGGTCGTGATGAATTTATCGATAAAAACTGGTAA